A stretch of Roseovarius sp. M141 DNA encodes these proteins:
- a CDS encoding dimethylarginine dimethylaminohydrolase family protein produces MTNPATHFTHAISRRPGASVTHGLRAEDRGAPDLARLRAAHDAYVATLRSTGAKVTVLDALEEYPDALFVEDTALCLPEGAVMMRPGAASRMGEVAQMRPALAALFEDLRDIHGPGHIEGGDILFTGREVLVGRSARTDATGVAELRAVTDEWGHSLREVQTPPGVLHFKTDCSLLDPETILSTKLLDASGCFEGYRVLHLPDGEEAAANAIRFNDAVLMPAGFPKAAEMLSDEGYDVRLIDNRDCALLDGGMSCLSLRLNV; encoded by the coding sequence ATGACCAATCCTGCCACGCATTTTACCCACGCCATAAGCCGCCGACCCGGCGCCAGCGTCACGCACGGCCTGCGCGCCGAAGATCGCGGTGCGCCCGATCTGGCGCGCCTGCGGGCCGCCCATGACGCCTATGTTGCGACGCTGCGCAGCACTGGCGCCAAGGTCACCGTGCTGGACGCGCTGGAAGAGTATCCCGACGCGCTGTTCGTCGAGGACACCGCGCTGTGCCTGCCCGAAGGTGCGGTGATGATGCGCCCCGGCGCTGCTAGCCGCATGGGCGAGGTGGCGCAGATGCGGCCCGCCTTGGCCGCGCTGTTCGAGGATCTGCGTGATATTCACGGCCCCGGACATATTGAAGGGGGCGATATCCTGTTCACCGGGCGCGAGGTGTTGGTGGGCCGCTCGGCCCGCACCGATGCCACCGGCGTGGCCGAGCTGCGCGCGGTGACGGATGAGTGGGGCCACAGTTTGCGCGAAGTGCAGACGCCGCCCGGCGTTCTGCATTTCAAGACCGACTGTTCGCTGCTCGACCCTGAAACGATCCTGTCGACCAAGCTGTTGGATGCCAGCGGCTGCTTTGAAGGCTACCGCGTGCTGCACCTGCCCGACGGCGAGGAGGCGGCGGCCAACGCCATCCGTTTTAACGACGCGGTGTTGATGCCTGCGGGTTTCCCGAAAGCGGCCGAAATGCTGTCAGACGAGGGGTATGACGTGCGCCTTATCGATAACCGCGATTGTGCGCTGCTGGATGGCGGCATGTCATGCCTGTCATTGCGCCTGAACGTCTGA
- a CDS encoding pyridoxal phosphate-dependent aminotransferase, translating to MKFASITERLSHLGGAKWAVHSRARALKAAGHDIVELTIGEPDVPPRDSLVEDAAAAMRAGRMGYSNGMGEPGLRAALAQRYTGSTGRAITPDQVMCLPGTQTSLFTTLMGLVEAGDEVLVGDPMYATYEGCIRASGAAMVPVPLDPENGFRIRAADIAARITPRSRAILLNTPHNPTGAVLTQQDIREIGALAREHDLWIISDEVYEELIFDGVPFASPLAEPDLADRTVVVSSISKSHAAPGFRSGWAIGSTEFTSNLLSLSETMLFGSQPFLADATAAAVSAPSLVAPGMRQRFAARAAYLAGRLEQESALRVSRPQAGMFALIDISSTGMDAESYAFDLLENAGVAVMPGTSFGATLNTWVRVALTASDAALETACGRIIPHAAGCPGDAQETNSLGAFT from the coding sequence ATGAAATTTGCAAGCATTACCGAGCGGCTTTCACATCTTGGCGGTGCCAAATGGGCCGTGCATTCGCGTGCGCGCGCCCTCAAGGCGGCCGGACATGACATCGTCGAACTGACCATCGGCGAGCCTGACGTGCCGCCCCGCGATTCGCTGGTGGAGGATGCCGCCGCCGCCATGCGCGCCGGACGGATGGGCTATTCCAACGGCATGGGCGAGCCGGGTCTGCGCGCGGCGCTGGCGCAGCGGTACACGGGCTCGACCGGGCGCGCGATCACGCCCGATCAGGTGATGTGCCTGCCCGGCACGCAGACGTCGCTGTTCACCACCCTGATGGGATTGGTCGAGGCGGGCGACGAGGTGCTGGTGGGCGATCCGATGTATGCAACATATGAGGGCTGCATTCGCGCCAGCGGCGCTGCGATGGTGCCGGTGCCGCTGGACCCCGAGAATGGGTTTCGCATCCGGGCCGCTGATATCGCCGCGCGCATCACTCCGCGCAGCCGTGCGATTTTACTGAATACGCCGCACAACCCCACCGGCGCGGTCCTGACGCAGCAGGATATTCGCGAGATTGGCGCGCTGGCGCGCGAGCATGATCTGTGGATCATCTCTGACGAGGTGTACGAAGAGCTGATCTTTGACGGCGTCCCTTTCGCGTCGCCGCTGGCCGAGCCGGATCTGGCGGATCGCACGGTGGTGGTATCGTCCATTTCCAAAAGCCACGCAGCGCCGGGGTTTCGCAGCGGCTGGGCGATCGGCAGCACCGAATTCACGTCAAACCTGCTGTCGCTGTCCGAAACGATGCTGTTCGGCAGCCAGCCCTTTCTGGCAGACGCGACCGCCGCCGCCGTGTCGGCGCCGTCTCTGGTGGCGCCGGGGATGCGCCAGCGCTTTGCCGCCCGGGCGGCCTATCTGGCGGGACGTTTGGAGCAGGAAAGCGCGCTGCGCGTCAGCCGCCCGCAGGCAGGCATGTTCGCGCTGATCGACATTTCCTCGACCGGAATGGACGCCGAAAGCTACGCGTTCGATCTGCTGGAGAATGCAGGCGTCGCGGTGATGCCCGGCACATCCTTCGGCGCGACGCTGAACACATGGGTGCGCGTTGCGCTGACCGCTTCTGATGCGGCACTTGAGACGGCGTGCGGGCGTATCATCCCCCATGCCGCCGGGTGCCCGGGTGATGCACAGGAAACCAATTCCCTGGGAGCATTTACATGA
- a CDS encoding TetR/AcrR family transcriptional regulator, which produces MSPERKPFRRIGPDQRRDAMIAAMLAVIAEEGIAAATTRAVAARAEVTPGLIRHYFDSKDALLSAAYERHMTALTRATCGPDTGGSAAARLARFIVAGLRAPVVSAEAVSLWAGFLTHVQQGGRMQDTHAATYAEFRDHLQGLIVAALGEAGRMAPPATLRRHAIACNAVIDGLWLEGGMLPDAFDADELAQIGLASVGAMLDLPLTAEMIEEGKLT; this is translated from the coding sequence ATGTCGCCCGAACGCAAGCCATTCCGCCGGATCGGCCCCGATCAGCGCCGCGATGCGATGATCGCAGCGATGCTGGCCGTGATCGCCGAAGAGGGGATCGCCGCCGCCACCACGCGCGCCGTCGCCGCGCGGGCCGAGGTGACGCCGGGCCTGATCCGGCATTATTTCGACAGCAAGGATGCGCTGCTGAGCGCGGCGTATGAGCGCCACATGACGGCCCTCACGCGGGCCACATGCGGCCCCGATACGGGCGGCAGCGCCGCTGCGCGGCTGGCACGGTTTATCGTGGCGGGCCTGCGCGCGCCTGTGGTCAGCGCCGAGGCGGTATCGCTCTGGGCGGGGTTCCTGACGCATGTGCAGCAGGGCGGGCGCATGCAGGACACGCACGCGGCGACCTATGCGGAGTTTCGCGACCACTTGCAGGGCCTCATCGTTGCCGCGCTGGGCGAGGCCGGGCGCATGGCGCCACCGGCAACACTGCGCCGCCACGCAATCGCCTGCAATGCGGTGATTGACGGTCTGTGGTTAGAGGGCGGCATGCTGCCGGACGCCTTTGACGCGGACGAACTGGCACAGATCGGGCTGGCTTCGGTGGGCGCGATGCTGGACTTGCCGCTAACGGCGGAGATGATCGAAGAAGGGAAATTGACATGA